A stretch of DNA from Brevibacterium sp. CBA3109:
GGGCCGAGCGTGACACCGAGCGAGAGACCTCGACGGCGTCGGCTTCACTGGCCGCACCCTGCGTGGTGATCGCAATGTCGTGATGCGCCCCCTCGGCGTCGACGTGGAGCTGGTGCATGAGGTCGAGGCAGAGTTCGCGCAGCAGGCTCGTGAACTCGTCCTCATCGACTGCCGCGTCGTGGGCGCCGGAGGACATGAGGATGACGGTGTCGTTCGTCGACATGCACCCGTCGGTGTCGAGGCGGTCGAAGCTGTTACTCGTCGAGGCCCGCAGAGCCTGGTCGAGCACAGACTGCTCGACCTTCGCGTCGGTGGTGATGACGACGAGCATGGTGGCCAGTCCGGGGGCGAGCATGCCCGCGCCCTTGGCCATGCCGCCGATCGTGTACCCGCTGCTGCCCTCGCGGGTTGCGGTCTTGGCCACCGTGTCGGTGGTCATGATCGCCTCGGCGGCGGCCTCACCCGACTCGACGGTGTCCTCGGCCGCGGCCACCAGTGGCGGCAGGTTGGTGATGATGGTGTCGCGGAAGTCCTGACCGCCGACGCCGATGAGCCCAGTCGAGCAGACGAGGATGTCCTCGGCCTGGGTGTCGGTGCCTGACTCGGTGAGGAGTTCGGCGGTGGTCTGCGCCGTCAGCGTGGTCGTCTCGTATCCGAAGTCACCGGTGTAGCAGTTCGCTCCCCCGGAGTTGAGGACCACGGCACGGGCCTGACCATTCGCCGAGGCCTTCTGGGACCACAGGACGGGGTTGGCCTTGCAACGGTTCGAGGTGTAGACGGCGGCGACAGCGGTGTCGGGGCCGGTGTTGATGACGAGCGAGAGGTCTTTGGTCCCGCTGGGTTTGAGGCCGGCGGTGAGGCCGGCGGCACTGAAACCAAGTGGTGCGGTCACGCTCATGGGGCGACTCCTTCAAGCGGAAGCGCGGTGGTCTCGTCGAGACCAAGGGCCAGGTGGATGGATTGGAGGGCTTGGCCGGCGGTGCCGCGGACAAGGTTGTCCAAGGCCACAACCACGAGAATTCTCTCCGCGCGTTCATCAACGGTGAACTGGATGTGCGCGAGGTTCGATCCGGTGGTCGACGAGGTGCGCGGCCACTGGCCTTCGGGCAGGACGCGAACGAAGGGCTCCTCGGCGTAGGCCTGTGCGAAGGCCTGGCCCAACTCGTCCTTCAGTGCCGCTGCGTCGAGGAGGCCCTCGGCGGTTCTCGGTGCAGACTCCCCCGGCACGGCGGTGATGGTGGCGAGGATTCCGCGGGACATGGGCACGAGTGTCGGGGTGAAGGAGATGCGGGTCGGCCCTTCGGCGGCGTCGGTGCCGAGGACGCCGTTGAGGTTCTGTTCGATCTCGGGCACGTGCCGGTGGGTGCCGCCAGTGCCATAGGGGCTCGCATCGCCGAGGACCTCGGCCGCGGTCAGATGCGGCTTGAGCGCCTTGCCGGCTCCGGAGACGCCGTTGGCCAGGACTGCGTTGAGCCCAGCAGGTGCGGCGAGCCCGGCCTGAACGAGCGGGGCGAGCCCGAGGGTCACGGCGGTGACGTTGCAGCCGGGCACGGCGATGCGCTTCGTGTCCTTGAGTGCGTCGCGCTGCTTGGTGCCGCCGGCGGTGAGCAGTTCGGGCAGCCCGTAGGTCCAGGTGCCCTGGTGAGTCGAGCCGTAGAACTTCTCCCAGGCGGCGGCGCTGATGAGACGGTGGTCGGCGGCAAGGTCGACGATGAGCGTCTCGGGACTCGACTGCTCGAGCTCGGCGGCGATTGCTCCGGACTGACCGTGCGGGAGGGCGAGGATGACGACGTCGTGGCCGGCGAGCACCTCGGCGGTGGACTCCTTGACAACGAAGTCGGAATATCGGGCAAGATGGGGTTGATGTCGGCCGAGCGTCTCGCCCACGGAGGAATGTCCGCACACCGTGGTGACGTTGAGATGAGGGTGAGTGCTCAGCAGCCGGAGGACCTCTCCCCCGGCGTATCCGGTAGCACCGGAGACGGCAACCGTAAGATCATTCATATGTATAAATATACCAGCACATTAAATTATATGCAGGAGGCGTGATGACCCAGGCTATTCAGGCGATGCGAGCAGGTGGACCCGAGGTTCTCGAGTTCAATGAGGTCGATACTCCTCAGCCCGGTCCTGGCGAGGTCCTCGTCAACGTCGAGGCCGCGGGCGTGAACTTCATCGACACCTACCGTCGTTCCGGCACGTACCCGATGAGCTACCCGCACATCGTCGGGTCTGAGGGCACCGGTCATATCGCCGAGGTGGGCGAAGGTGTCGAGAGCTTCTCCGCCGGCGATCGCGTCGCCTGGCACGAAGGTCCGGGTTCGTATGCGACCCAGGTCGTCGTCAAAACCGACAACCTGTTGCGCGTGCCCGAGGGCGTGAGCACCGAGGTCGCCGCCGCAATGCCGCTGCAGGGTCTGACCGCGCAATACCTGGCCACGAGCTCGCATGAGATTAAGCCCGGCCATACTGCTCTGGTCCATGCCGGTGCCGGTGGTGTCGGATTGCTACTCACCCAGATCATCAAGCACTTGGGCGGCAACGTCATCTCGACAGTGAGCACCGAGGAGAAGGCTGAGCTGGCGCGCAAGGCCGGCGCCGACGAGGTCTTCCTCTACGGCGAAGGCGTCGACATCACCGCGAAGGTCAAGGAGCTCACCGACGGCGAGGGTGTCGAGGTTGCCTACGACGGCGTCGGCAAGACCACCTTCGATGCCTCGCTCGCGTCGCTTAAGCCACTCGGTTCGATGGTGCTCTTCGGCGGAGCGTCAGGCCAGGTGCCGCCGTTTGATATTCAGCGGCTGAATTCGTCCGGCGGCATCTTCCTGTCGCGGCCTTCGCTGGCTTGGTTCGTGCGTTCATCGGAGGAGTTGGCTAAGCGCTCAGCGATGCTCTTCAACGGGATTGAACACGGCTGGCTGAATTTCCGCGTGGGCGCCACGTTCCCGCTGGCTGAGGCTGCGGATGCTCATCGGGCTCTGGAGGGGCGAGAGACGACTGGCAAGGTTGTGCTGACAGTGTGAGCCAGCAAACTTACGTAGTAAGTGGTGGGTTCTCCACTTCCAACGCCGGAATGGAAAACCCACCACGTGCAGTATCCGAACTGACTTTGACTCGGCCAACTCTGATTGGCAGCGACCAAAAGTTGCTCGTGGTCATGACCCGTGTTCACCCATCCGCAACTGTAACGTTGAGCTTATGCGAGCGATCGATCTCGAGACCCAAGTATTGGCGGCCGTTGAACGGATCCGCAAAGGCGAGAAGACAGAGAACGATCTGATTGAGTGTAAGCGGGCGTGGCCAAGCAATAATAAAGCGCGTCAGCTCGCCGGTAGCCTCAATCGTGCCGCAGGTGACGCGGTGATCTACGTAATAGGGATCGATGAGAAAGACGGTTCAATCCACGACACCTCCGACACTGACATTCTGGATTGGTGGAGCCAAATAGTCGGTCAGTTTGATCAAGTTCCTGCTGAAATGGTTCGACACATTGATGTGCCGATATCTAACGAATCAGTAGTTGGTATCGCTTTTTCGTCGGACCGGGCGCCCTACGTCGTGAAAACTGGAAGTCCCAAGCCAAGCTTGGAGATTCCCATCCGTGAAGGCACCGGAACACGGACGGCACGACGGGATGAAGTTCTACGCATGCTCGCTCCAGCTATACGCGTGCCCGCAGCTACGGTATTGGAATCCAATTTTTCCGCGGTCCATTATCCTCCGCTAGCCTCAGCTGAGAACGCCGCGAATGACTATCGGCGGGAAGA
This window harbors:
- a CDS encoding quinone oxidoreductase; its protein translation is MTQAIQAMRAGGPEVLEFNEVDTPQPGPGEVLVNVEAAGVNFIDTYRRSGTYPMSYPHIVGSEGTGHIAEVGEGVESFSAGDRVAWHEGPGSYATQVVVKTDNLLRVPEGVSTEVAAAMPLQGLTAQYLATSSHEIKPGHTALVHAGAGGVGLLLTQIIKHLGGNVISTVSTEEKAELARKAGADEVFLYGEGVDITAKVKELTDGEGVEVAYDGVGKTTFDASLASLKPLGSMVLFGGASGQVPPFDIQRLNSSGGIFLSRPSLAWFVRSSEELAKRSAMLFNGIEHGWLNFRVGATFPLAEAADAHRALEGRETTGKVVLTV
- the argC gene encoding N-acetyl-gamma-glutamyl-phosphate reductase; this translates as MNDLTVAVSGATGYAGGEVLRLLSTHPHLNVTTVCGHSSVGETLGRHQPHLARYSDFVVKESTAEVLAGHDVVILALPHGQSGAIAAELEQSSPETLIVDLAADHRLISAAAWEKFYGSTHQGTWTYGLPELLTAGGTKQRDALKDTKRIAVPGCNVTAVTLGLAPLVQAGLAAPAGLNAVLANGVSGAGKALKPHLTAAEVLGDASPYGTGGTHRHVPEIEQNLNGVLGTDAAEGPTRISFTPTLVPMSRGILATITAVPGESAPRTAEGLLDAAALKDELGQAFAQAYAEEPFVRVLPEGQWPRTSSTTGSNLAHIQFTVDERAERILVVVALDNLVRGTAGQALQSIHLALGLDETTALPLEGVAP
- the argJ gene encoding bifunctional glutamate N-acetyltransferase/amino-acid acetyltransferase ArgJ — protein: MSVTAPLGFSAAGLTAGLKPSGTKDLSLVINTGPDTAVAAVYTSNRCKANPVLWSQKASANGQARAVVLNSGGANCYTGDFGYETTTLTAQTTAELLTESGTDTQAEDILVCSTGLIGVGGQDFRDTIITNLPPLVAAAEDTVESGEAAAEAIMTTDTVAKTATREGSSGYTIGGMAKGAGMLAPGLATMLVVITTDAKVEQSVLDQALRASTSNSFDRLDTDGCMSTNDTVILMSSGAHDAAVDEDEFTSLLRELCLDLMHQLHVDAEGAHHDIAITTQGAASEADAVEVSRSVSRSALFKAAIFGQDPNWGRVVAQVGTTSAEFDPTQIDVSINGTEVCRASGPYEDPEKVVFERNVDVVIDLHAGDHTATVWTSDLTHDYVEENSAYST